From a single Candidatus Thorarchaeota archaeon genomic region:
- a CDS encoding saccharopine dehydrogenase NADP-binding domain-containing protein — MKALVLGSGQMGKGVAFDLVSHDICTEVLVGDIDKERATEVADFAGSKVSPLKIDAENREELKEAFSEADVVVSCVSYRVNPLHTDIAIETATNMVDLGGNFQIVEQQLDMNDPAKKADIIVIPDCGLAPGMTNILASSGIDYLDRTEEVVIRVGGLPKNPRPPLNYSLVFSVEGLINEYVEPCRVLKEGKIAFDDPLIGFEQIEFPNPFGTLEAFNTSGGTSTLPSTYEGKVKNLNYKTIRYPGHGHKMWTLLKLGLMNSEEITVAGTKVAPRRVLEKLLEENLPEVKEDVTLLRVDVSGWKGTESRKLEYELIDHYDEKTGLTSMARTTAFTASAVATMICNGNIEERGVLPPELAVPAEDFIAEMRKRGIDIKKRVF; from the coding sequence ATGAAAGCATTGGTATTGGGCTCGGGTCAAATGGGAAAAGGTGTGGCTTTTGACCTTGTTTCGCATGACATATGCACAGAAGTCTTAGTAGGCGATATAGACAAGGAAAGAGCGACCGAGGTAGCTGACTTTGCGGGGTCGAAGGTATCTCCCCTCAAAATAGATGCGGAGAACAGAGAAGAGCTCAAGGAAGCCTTCTCAGAAGCGGATGTTGTAGTCAGTTGTGTGAGTTACAGAGTCAATCCACTCCATACAGATATAGCAATTGAGACTGCCACGAACATGGTTGATTTGGGTGGGAATTTCCAGATAGTTGAACAGCAGTTGGATATGAATGACCCTGCCAAAAAGGCTGATATCATCGTGATTCCGGACTGCGGACTCGCTCCAGGAATGACAAATATCCTTGCAAGTAGCGGCATCGACTATCTCGACCGAACCGAAGAGGTCGTAATCAGGGTCGGAGGCCTTCCGAAGAATCCCCGACCTCCTCTAAACTACTCCCTTGTGTTTTCTGTTGAAGGCCTCATCAATGAGTACGTAGAACCCTGTAGAGTCCTTAAGGAGGGAAAGATTGCCTTTGACGATCCACTCATTGGTTTTGAGCAAATCGAATTCCCCAACCCATTTGGGACACTAGAGGCATTCAATACAAGTGGAGGCACATCGACCTTACCGTCAACATACGAGGGAAAAGTCAAAAATCTCAATTACAAGACCATTCGATATCCTGGGCATGGTCATAAGATGTGGACGCTGCTCAAGCTAGGCCTAATGAATTCAGAAGAAATTACTGTAGCAGGAACGAAAGTAGCACCCAGAAGGGTTCTCGAGAAACTTCTCGAAGAGAATCTCCCGGAAGTCAAAGAGGATGTTACGCTTCTGAGAGTGGATGTAAGTGGATGGAAAGGTACCGAGTCGCGTAAACTAGAGTACGAACTGATAGATCATTACGACGAGAAAACTGGGCTTACATCAATGGCAAGAACAACCGCCTTTACTGCATCTGCTGTTGCCACTATGATTTGCAACGGGAATATAGAAGAACGAGGAGTGTTGCCACCGGAACTGGCGGTGCCAGCTGAAGATTTCATTGCTGAAATGAGGAAACGAGGAATCGATATCAAGAAACGTGTTTTCTAA
- a CDS encoding threonine--tRNA ligase — MRMLQIHSNSFSFELKKKALKNAEEVEDESISISDSCLVNFIAGEKSDSTDIELVTEKTAEMIAEAAEDVNEKRIVVYPWVHLTEDPSPPHVALALLRNVASKLQETGYEVTRVPFGWYKEFSIHCKGHPLAERSKVLDISKAEGRTEVEVSEDLTALEAEEEAKSVFYIMEPGGEPTKVEDYDFSGKDELRKYVDYEIAKDRTAHEPPGHIELMKDLELVDYEPGSDAGNFRWPPRGLTLKKAVEKRVTAEMVDYGAHIVETPLIYDYNHPSLKSYLQRFPSRQYVVRSGDKDYFARFSACFGQFLLVSQAQASYKQLPLKLFEIAPSYRREQSGELAGMRRPRAFTMPDIHEIVSDIEMAKDSVMNQMDFVEKLHQELEIDYEVSFRVLKSFFEEHRDFVNGVVEKVGQPVMLEVFDERYAYFVFKGEWNVVDSQEKAGCLGTIQIDVENSKRFNITYVGEDGEEHYPLILHTSPSGSIERVLYGVLEQAYKDMEKGKKPYIPLWMTPVQVRLAPLDDSFVDYCVELSKVFEEAGIRYEIDDRSMTVGKKVRSAEKMWVPYICVIGDREKDSGKLSVRRREEGDNVEMTPEELVERIQEQTAFAPKQRLLLPNLISKQAIFSREV, encoded by the coding sequence ATGAGGATGCTTCAAATCCACAGTAACAGCTTTTCATTTGAGCTCAAAAAGAAGGCTCTGAAGAATGCTGAAGAAGTCGAAGATGAATCTATATCGATTTCGGATTCATGTTTAGTCAACTTCATCGCAGGAGAAAAAAGTGACAGTACAGATATCGAGCTTGTCACCGAAAAAACAGCTGAGATGATAGCTGAAGCAGCAGAGGACGTAAATGAGAAGAGAATTGTTGTTTATCCATGGGTGCATCTTACTGAGGATCCAAGCCCTCCACATGTTGCACTCGCACTTCTCCGAAACGTAGCCTCAAAGCTTCAGGAAACGGGTTATGAAGTCACTAGGGTGCCATTTGGCTGGTACAAGGAATTCTCTATTCACTGCAAAGGCCACCCATTGGCTGAGAGATCCAAAGTGCTTGACATCTCAAAAGCTGAAGGACGAACAGAGGTCGAAGTATCTGAAGATCTGACTGCACTAGAGGCGGAAGAAGAAGCCAAATCCGTATTCTATATCATGGAACCTGGTGGCGAACCTACCAAAGTTGAGGACTACGATTTCAGCGGCAAAGATGAACTGCGGAAGTATGTAGATTACGAGATAGCCAAAGATCGTACCGCCCACGAACCCCCGGGGCATATTGAGTTGATGAAGGACTTGGAACTTGTGGATTATGAACCTGGTTCTGATGCCGGTAACTTCCGCTGGCCGCCCAGGGGTCTAACGCTGAAGAAAGCAGTCGAGAAGAGAGTAACCGCAGAAATGGTAGACTATGGGGCGCATATAGTTGAGACGCCGCTTATCTACGATTACAATCATCCATCACTCAAATCATACCTACAGCGATTCCCCTCTAGACAGTATGTTGTGCGTAGCGGAGATAAAGACTACTTTGCTCGATTCTCTGCCTGTTTTGGACAATTCCTACTTGTATCCCAAGCCCAAGCTTCCTACAAACAACTGCCGTTGAAGCTCTTCGAAATCGCACCTTCCTATAGGAGAGAGCAATCAGGAGAGCTAGCAGGAATGAGACGACCAAGAGCATTCACTATGCCAGATATCCATGAAATCGTATCCGATATTGAGATGGCTAAAGACTCAGTCATGAATCAAATGGATTTCGTAGAGAAGCTTCATCAGGAACTCGAAATAGACTACGAGGTATCCTTCCGCGTCCTCAAGTCATTCTTTGAGGAGCACAGAGATTTCGTGAACGGGGTAGTAGAAAAGGTAGGACAGCCGGTCATGCTTGAAGTATTCGACGAGAGATATGCTTACTTTGTGTTCAAAGGTGAATGGAACGTAGTTGATTCTCAGGAGAAAGCTGGATGTCTCGGAACAATCCAAATCGACGTTGAAAACTCCAAACGCTTTAACATAACCTACGTGGGAGAAGATGGAGAAGAGCATTACCCCCTGATACTTCATACCTCCCCATCAGGATCCATCGAACGAGTTCTTTATGGTGTTCTTGAGCAGGCGTACAAGGATATGGAAAAGGGCAAGAAACCCTACATACCGCTCTGGATGACACCAGTTCAGGTCAGGCTTGCTCCATTGGACGACAGTTTCGTAGATTATTGCGTTGAACTTAGCAAAGTCTTCGAGGAGGCCGGTATAAGGTATGAAATCGATGATAGATCCATGACCGTTGGCAAGAAGGTGCGATCTGCAGAGAAAATGTGGGTCCCCTATATCTGCGTGATTGGAGATAGGGAAAAAGATAGCGGGAAGCTCAGTGTTCGAAGACGAGAAGAGGGTGATAATGTCGAGATGACCCCAGAAGAATTGGTCGAACGAATCCAAGAGCAGACAGCTTTTGCACCCAAGCAGCGTCTCCTGTTACCAAACCTCATTTCAAAGCAAGCCATATTCTCAAGAGAGGTCTAA